In uncultured Cohaesibacter sp., a genomic segment contains:
- the tkt gene encoding transketolase gives MNIQTATDKVIDMRTMAHAIRFLSMDAIVRANDGHPGTPLGGADIATALFTRHLSFDPKVPTWPDRDRFVHSAGHGSMLLYSLLNLAGYEAFGIEQIKNFRVLGSNTPGHPEYEPELGIETTTGPLGQGIGNAVGMAIAETILNARFGDDIVNHRTYAYVGDGCLMEGISAEVVALAGHLGLGKLTFLWDDNRMTDDGVTEQAVSENQLIRFENNGWHVQQVDGHDPEAVAAAIALTKQDKRPSMIACRTLIGFGIPRIQNDRAAHGGKITKEDTDAARENLNWHHDPFVIPPEINAAWKVAGEKGAEARRAWQKRFDALPEAKQKEFQRLMAGALPEGWEKAILEKKRQFVEKPEENAGIRASGEMLAAAADAIPELISGAPDLEAATQHKRQLSPFTSKDRSGRYIHYGVREHAMGAIMNGMTVHKGVVAVGTTFLVFSDYMRHTLRMASMMEIPSIFVFSHDSIGIGKNGPTHQPVEILASLRAYPNMWTIRPADAVEMAEAWQLALQHRNGPTSIICSRQPLTPLRKSYSDENLVSKGAYILADAEGGERKATLFGTGSEVAIAIEARKLLQAKGIPTAVISMPSWELFEKQDEAYRERILGRDTARVAVEAAVRLGWDHYIGEKGGFVGMKGFGASGDTADLYRHFNITPQAIVEEVEKRL, from the coding sequence CTGTCATTCGACCCAAAAGTCCCCACATGGCCCGACCGTGATCGCTTCGTCCATTCCGCAGGCCATGGCTCGATGTTGCTCTATTCCCTTCTCAATCTGGCAGGCTATGAAGCCTTTGGCATTGAGCAGATCAAGAATTTCCGCGTGCTGGGCTCCAATACTCCCGGCCATCCCGAATATGAACCGGAACTTGGCATCGAGACGACCACCGGCCCGCTCGGACAGGGCATCGGCAATGCGGTCGGCATGGCCATTGCGGAGACCATCCTCAACGCACGGTTCGGTGATGACATCGTCAACCATCGCACCTATGCCTATGTCGGCGATGGCTGTCTGATGGAAGGCATTTCGGCAGAAGTCGTCGCCCTTGCTGGCCATCTCGGCCTTGGCAAGCTGACTTTCCTGTGGGACGACAACCGCATGACCGATGACGGCGTCACAGAACAGGCCGTATCGGAAAACCAGCTCATTCGCTTCGAGAATAACGGCTGGCATGTGCAGCAGGTCGATGGCCACGACCCCGAAGCAGTGGCAGCGGCCATTGCCCTTACCAAACAGGACAAGCGCCCCTCCATGATCGCCTGCCGCACCCTCATCGGCTTTGGCATTCCGCGCATCCAGAATGACCGCGCAGCCCATGGCGGCAAGATCACCAAGGAAGACACCGACGCCGCGCGCGAAAATCTCAACTGGCACCATGACCCGTTTGTCATTCCGCCAGAGATCAATGCTGCGTGGAAAGTTGCGGGCGAAAAGGGAGCTGAAGCCCGCCGCGCATGGCAAAAGCGCTTTGATGCTTTGCCGGAAGCCAAGCAAAAGGAATTCCAGCGCCTGATGGCTGGCGCACTGCCCGAAGGCTGGGAGAAGGCCATACTTGAGAAAAAGCGCCAGTTTGTTGAAAAGCCTGAGGAAAATGCAGGTATTCGGGCGTCAGGCGAAATGCTGGCAGCGGCCGCCGACGCCATCCCCGAACTGATCAGTGGCGCACCGGATCTGGAAGCAGCAACCCAGCACAAACGCCAGCTTTCCCCCTTCACCAGCAAGGATCGTTCTGGCCGCTACATCCATTATGGTGTGCGTGAACATGCCATGGGTGCCATCATGAATGGCATGACAGTGCATAAGGGGGTCGTTGCTGTCGGCACCACCTTCCTCGTCTTTTCCGACTATATGCGCCACACCCTGCGCATGGCATCGATGATGGAGATCCCCAGCATTTTCGTCTTCAGCCACGATTCCATCGGCATCGGCAAGAATGGACCGACTCATCAGCCGGTCGAAATCCTCGCCTCCCTGCGCGCCTATCCCAACATGTGGACCATCCGCCCGGCAGATGCCGTGGAAATGGCCGAAGCATGGCAACTGGCCCTGCAACACAGGAATGGCCCAACCTCGATCATCTGTTCTCGCCAACCCCTCACGCCCCTGCGCAAAAGCTACTCGGATGAGAATCTCGTCTCCAAAGGCGCCTATATTCTGGCAGATGCCGAAGGTGGCGAACGCAAGGCAACCCTGTTTGGCACCGGCTCCGAAGTCGCCATTGCGATAGAGGCCCGCAAACTGCTTCAGGCCAAGGGCATCCCGACAGCCGTCATCTCCATGCCAAGCTGGGAACTGTTTGAAAAACAGGATGAAGCCTATCGCGAAAGGATCCTTGGCAGAGACACCGCCCGCGTCGCCGTGGAAGCGGCCGTGCGCCTCGGCTGGGATCATTATATCGGCGAGAAAGGCGGCTTCGTCGGCATGAAGGGCTTCGGCGCTTCAGGCGATACCGCCGATCTCTATCGCCATTTCAACATCACCCCACAAGCCATCGTTGAGGAGGTGGAGAAGAGACTGTAA